A stretch of DNA from Arctopsyche grandis isolate Sample6627 chromosome 6, ASM5162203v2, whole genome shotgun sequence:
TCCCTTGAATATGAGTTCATTGTTCCAGAATTGGTTTACACATGTAAGTTTtggatttttcaattttaacaaATGTAACTGaatgttttttaattgtataactGATACATTTGAACACAATATTTCATCACCATTCATAAATTTCAGCCGAATTTGATTTAAATGGAAAAGCAGCAATGGTTATTCCATTGAATGCTAGTGGAAACATAAGGTAgatactattttaaaaattcttgaATTCTTAAGCcgatttaatatcaattttatattacacatagaTTAGACGCTAAACGACTACATATAAATGGTAACGCAACACTTGGTACTACTTCAAGTGGTTATTTGCTGCTGAAAACGTTTTTTGTCGACTTCGACATCGAAGAAACTGAAGTATGTCGCTTTTCTTTACAAGTTTTTCTTCaacaatatgtattgtatgtatatatgtagttgttttGATAACATCTTACTATACAGGTCTATATATCCAGTCTTATTGGAATCCAACAAATCGATAATGTTCTCAATTGGATATTGAATCAATTGAGCGATGACTTCTTCCAAGGACAAAGAGATATATTGAACGAATATGCTAGTGGAATTTTATTCGATATTCTTGGTGAAGCCGTTGGAAACATATCATTAGCTGATCTCatcggataattttttataattaaagtataataaatattcaaactgttttttattatattattttcattaccacgtaaagataaaatataatatgttgagAATGGCTGAAGTAGGCTTGCAAACTCATCGCCAACCTCACCACGCtagattttttcatatatcgtAAACCAGCGGTTAAAGATAGCTTTTTTAATATCTCTTGCTGAAATAATTTATGATTTAAGATGATCATAAACACAGATGTTCTTATAAGAATCTTATGAAAATGATgatatttcataattaaaaaaaaatgtttaaaatctaCACTATTCAATAAAATTACATGTGTCCACAAATAGGCTAACCCTTCTTTTGACCGATTTCCGACGAATTTAATCccaatgtatgaaaaaaaaagtcgtttTACTAACCATATTATGGGAACTAGTcttattgtgaaggtcttcttcaccaccagtccgccatgtattgtagacagattcgtctgtgttcggtattaatacaactatatgttgaatgtggtatttatttggtagtaacacgtatacacaagtatggttaattgttggtaaaagtatgtcgttcagaggtctctggatgtggtagagtgtcgctggctcggcattcggctatgtccggctagtctctggatacggtagagtgtcgctggctcggcattcggctatgttcagcaagtctctgaatacggcagtgtgttgctggctcggtcggctggttgatcttccaagtccgtgtagtgaagtggtggctggtcaggagctgtatgtcgacgcttgctgctgtgggtcgactggcgttgtttgggttgtacctccttttatagtgtttctggaatcgcctgaccgatggtggtggtttgttgatgcgtaagaaaggaatgcacttttgtcgaggcgtagcattttctggaatgcttgatggaagtggtcgtacgaaaatttagttgttgatgcgtacaaggggaatttgctttcgtcgaggcgtagtattttctggaatgcttggcgctgttccgctcgatgtattttgttgttgcggaatattctcgaaggtttcgatgacgatgacgacgacgagattcctacatggctctccggtgagtgttagcgatgtgtgtgattttgtgggaatcttgatgtgttggagtctattgactcgatggcgtcgttgtttgtccggttgtgctggagaaagttgtctcaacagcgggtcttgtgttgcatgccggtccaagtcttgttctctaccaggttgcttattttgggcgagctgcgttggtagtgaaggtttgtgatggcttggatggtgctgttgtgcaggctgctgtgttctgcgtggagtcattcgcgtgactgttttgctggttgtgctggagttagttgtctcggcagcgggtcttgcgtgaagaacgttggttgacgaagtgcgttgagtgctggtcttcgttggttgtgctggagttagttgtctcgacagcggatcttgcgtgaagaacgttggttgacgaagtgcgttgagtgctggtcttcgttggtcgtgctggagttagttgtctcgacagcggatcttgcgtgaagaacgttggttgacgaagtgcgttgagtgctggtcttcgttggttgtgctggagttagttgtctcgacagcggatcttgcgtgaagaacgttggttgacgaagtgcgttgagtgctggtcttcgttggttgtgctggagttagttgtctcgacagcggatcttgcgtgaagaacgttggttgacgaagtgcgttgagtgctggtcttcgttggttgtgctggagttggatgtctcgacagcgggatttgtgtggagtagctggtccatatgtactttcacaccatgttactgtttcggtcgttacaatggtagtgaaggtttgtgacggtctggacggtgctgttgtgcaggctgcggcgtcctgcatgggctcatcgaggtgatgaatcatcgaaggtgtgatgagcggtgctggcggatcaacagtagtggatccatttggttgttgtctccgggttgcgtcttgttgtggcgaaagctgcggagttgtttgacatggtcactagttgtggggacatgtagcggactgcgtttgaagtctgcgttgagggttgcgttgtagactgcgttgaaggctgcggttgcgtgaagtctgcggttgctatgtaggctgcgatgtgggctgcgatgtgggctgctatgtaggctgcgatgtaggctgctatgtaggctgcgatgtgggctgctatgtaggctgcgatgtgggctgctatgtaggctgcgatgtgggctgctatgtaggctgcgtggttcttagtcgggggtcaccagttatggtgaggttggaagttgactgcgctgtgggctgctttgttgactgctttgaaggctgcgtggctcttagtcgggggtcaccaggtatgggaactagtcttattgtgaaggtcttcttcaccaccagtccgccatgtattgtagacagattcgtctgtgttcggtattaatacaactatatgttgaatgtggtatttatttggtagtaacacgtatacacaagtatggttaattgttggtaaaagtatgtcgttcagaggtctctggatgtggtagagtgtcgctggctcggcattcggctatgtccggctagtctctggatacggtagagtgtcgctggctcggcattcggctatgttcagcaagtctctgaatacggcagtgtgttgctggctcggtcggctggttgatcttccaagtccgtgtagtgaagtggtggctgttcgggagctggatgtcgactggtctgctgctttgtgtcgacgcttgctgctgtgggtcgactggcgttgtttgggttgtacctccttttatagtgtttctggaatcgcctgaccgatggtggtggtttgttgatgcgtaagaaaggaatgcacttttgtcgaggcgtagcattttctggaatgcttgatggaagtggtcgtacgaaaatttagttgttgatgcgtacaaggggaatttgctttcgtcgaggcgtagtattttctggaatgcttgatggaagtggtcgtacgaaaatttagttgttgatgcgtacaaggggaatttgctttcgtcgaggcgtagtattttctggaatgcttggcgctgttccgctcgatgtattttgttgttgcggaatattctcgaaggtttcgatgacgatgacgacgacgagattcctacaatatatacgatatcatcatcatcatttacagccatacaccatccactgctggatgaaggcctctccaacacgcttccaatcgtatctgttttgcgcaactctcatccatctcaccccgcacattttcctaatttcgtctacccatcttccccatggtcttccttttactcttttgcattctctcgggcacCATTCaatcacttcttttgtccaccttttgtccattctcCTAGTCACGttgcccgcccattgccatttcaatctctttactctatccactatgtctactatccttgtcatgcttctcatccacgtgttccacttcctgtctttcctcgttatgccaagcatacatcgttccatacttctttgagggcattggattttgtgtagcatcttggcgttcagtgtccaagtttcacatccatacgtcaatactggcaaaacgcattgatcgaagatctttttcttcaggcagagtggcattttttatttaaaaacagcattcatccgtccaaatgcactccatcctaatttcggGTCTActtcacgggcccgaatgtgaaacgcccgaaaacgcaaagatcgaaaatcgaaagaccttaagtcgaaagatcaaaaaaaaagggtgcatggaaaacggtacatactcacttaatttgtgcgaacaggatacaacaggaacaagaggaacaggcttttcctcccgtattattgtgcgcgcgcagaatacgggaggaaaatcctgttcctcttgttcctgttgtatcctgctcgcgcaaattaagtgaatatgtacgtgagtatataccgtttaccatgcaccctttttactttattttttatctttcgactccagatctttcgattttcgatctttgccttccgatatttgcgttttcgggcgtttcacattcgggcccgtgaggtagacccaccatacatacatgttagAAATTTcctaaatatatatcaattttataaatttctacctctataatacatattacacccAACACCTGCGttgtaattttacaatttaaaattcctTTTCTATACTTCTTCAAAATCTCAACATGCGCTCTCGAAACCAAGGATGCTTTTCTCACCTCTGCCAAAggatcaatacatacataattaaacacGATTTCATACATATAGTTGTATAGCATGGAGCGCATTCAACAGTCTGTGGAGGTTTGCAACGGATGGGGAAAATTCAAACAATCATGCTTCATCCGCACTCCCTAAATGGCCCAGATATGTAAGATTTCCCtgcttaaatatttttaaataaggcTGCAAAGGTCCTGGCCACTTGCATTTTTGACACCTGTCAAATGCCACATGTTGCAAAGTGTCGAATCAacaattgaaaattcaatttaaaataccatCAAAAACAATGATTGCACAGAAAATGGTGTTAAAAAATAAGATTCGATGAGtatttaatgttaatatttaaacatatgtaatgtaatcgAATAAGCTATTTTTACTTAGATATGTTGGAAttcatgaaatatattttgtatgtttgtaaaatGTAATTCAATTGACATATGTCCAAAATCTGTATTAAATTTATCTGCTGATCTAAATAGAAATATTGTTATCGAACAACATCCgttctataaatacataatttgtgTATTTTCAACCACATACAAAGCTTGGCAGGGTTCCAAATATGCACAACTAAACCACTTGTTGCTAATAAGAATCTCTttccttatatacatacagaaGCAACAGGCTttaacaacatacatatttaattgcttATCTATACATTCGTTctgtttatttgtaatttttcatacttactttaatttttttatgcaattttatttaatattaaaaattagacGGAAAAACGAATccaattttcattaataaaatctTTTCTTCTTATGTATTCGTGTATTTTAGATGAGGCCCTAGTACAGAAACTAGCATTTCAACACTTCAATATCATATGTGGTTGCGCATCAAAATCATTAAATGAAGATAAAAATACAATCgatgataaaattataaaactattAGATGACGCTCGTGAACATTTCGAAACTGGATTTCCTAATCTTGGAATTCCGCCACTTGACCCATTAATTCTAGAAAAAACTCAGTTTAACGTTTACCAAAAAGCGATAATTAAGTAAGTACTGTTTCAGCCACTAATCttacatatgaaatatttgtattttatgataaatagtGTAATAATTTCAGTGCTGAAATTGATTTATACAATGTGGCTGTTGGTGGATTGAaagaatattttatcaataatttaaatttgaaaatatcagaCTTGACAATCGATTTTGATGTCACCATACCAGAGTTATTATTGACTTGTATGTTTATTTgagtacatatatgtgaataaGGATTGTTtatgtttgaatatttaattacaaatataatatattcttacAGTTGAATTTCTTGTAAATGGAAAGGTAGCAGGAATCATACCATATAATCCAAAAGGAGAAGCCAGGTCTGTTCAACAGTTCGTTAAacttaatataattttctaataTGTTTTAATTGTGACAACATTTGTAGAATTGAAATAAGTGATATAACCGCAAAAGGCTTAGCAAATTTGGCTACTGATAATGGAACTCTAATCATGAAGGCGTTTCATGTTACCTTAGATATAGATAAAACTAAGGTGAAAAAACCTCtgcataaaattgtattataaattaaacactAGTTACaagagtatttttttaattttcaggtAAACATTCTAGGTCTGTTGGGTAAAGGT
This window harbors:
- the LOC143912968 gene encoding uncharacterized protein LOC143912968 isoform X2, with product MAQIYEALVQKLAFQHFNIICGCASKSLNEDKNTIDDKIIKLLDDAREHFETGFPNLGIPPLDPLILEKTQFNVYQKAIINAEIDLYNVAVGGLKEYFINNLNLKISDLTIDFDVTIPELLLTFEFLVNGKVAGIIPYNPKGEARIEISDITAKGLANLATDNGTLIMKAFHVTLDIDKTKQSLRSDKKG
- the LOC143912968 gene encoding uncharacterized protein LOC143912968 isoform X1, whose product is MAQIYEALVQKLAFQHFNIICGCASKSLNEDKNTIDDKIIKLLDDAREHFETGFPNLGIPPLDPLILEKTQFNVYQKAIINAEIDLYNVAVGGLKEYFINNLNLKISDLTIDFDVTIPELLLTFEFLVNGKVAGIIPYNPKGEARIEISDITAKGLANLATDNGTLIMKAFHVTLDIDKTKVNILGLLGKGLVNKMLNIVFNRFSNRYVQIKKDELADASAIFIMDFANSILKNIKLADLISC
- the LOC143912966 gene encoding uncharacterized protein LOC143912966, whose translation is MKTIVIFAVLICNAYAKLNVFLNDEKFEHSNLHKLVSKHVTNDPDHQLFSNDIQRNIVDDKIVAFLEEAREKFGEGFNESGIPPLDPFTIDNVNIELKQKPIIDAILNIPNISVIGLQDFVIENIHFRIIGLSLEYEFIVPELVYTSEFDLNGKAAMVIPLNASGNIRLDAKRLHINGNATLGTTSSGYLLLKTFFVDFDIEETEVYISSLIGIQQIDNVLNWILNQLSDDFFQGQRDILNEYASGILFDILGEAVGNISLADLIG